From a region of the Burkholderia lata genome:
- a CDS encoding amino acid permease: protein MQPSNQSDLKCGLKQRHMTMIALGGVIGAGLFVGSGVVIQQTGPAAILSFLITGGLVVLVMRMLGEMACAMPAVGSFYEYARLAFGNWRGPGKMAGFLTGWMYWYFWVIVVALEAVAGAKLIQFWLPDTPAWIISLALLVVLTLTNLISVGSYGEFEFWFSSIKVGAIIVFLFLGGLYVLGLWPASMHTTSVLPTLLGHGGFMPLGIGPVMSGAVAATGFYFGAEIVTIAAAEAKEPAKAVAKATNSVITRVLVFYVGSVALVVALVPWNSHQMATPYVSALEVMGLPAAANVMNAIVLTAVLSALNSGLYAASRMLFALTRHGDAPAALAKVNKRGVPVRAILLGTVFGYVSVVMSYVSPDTVFAFLVNSYGTVALFVYVLIAFSQLRLRKRLDPVAASKLRVKMWAYPYLTWVAIIGMVGILVAMAFIPDQRKPLWLGVASLGVLVVAYGLTRRSRREHLDDSELLAYPPR from the coding sequence ATGCAACCCTCGAATCAGAGTGACCTGAAGTGTGGACTCAAGCAGCGCCACATGACGATGATCGCGCTTGGCGGCGTGATCGGTGCCGGGCTGTTCGTCGGCAGCGGTGTGGTGATTCAGCAGACCGGGCCGGCGGCGATCCTGTCGTTCCTGATCACGGGCGGGCTCGTCGTGCTCGTGATGCGGATGCTCGGCGAGATGGCCTGCGCGATGCCGGCCGTCGGTTCGTTCTACGAATACGCGCGGCTCGCGTTCGGCAACTGGCGCGGCCCCGGCAAGATGGCGGGCTTCTTGACCGGCTGGATGTACTGGTATTTCTGGGTGATCGTCGTCGCGCTCGAAGCGGTGGCCGGCGCCAAGCTGATCCAGTTCTGGCTGCCCGATACGCCAGCGTGGATCATCAGCCTGGCGCTGCTGGTCGTGCTGACGCTCACGAACCTGATCTCGGTCGGCAGCTACGGCGAGTTCGAATTCTGGTTCTCGTCGATCAAGGTTGGCGCGATCATCGTGTTCCTGTTCCTCGGCGGCCTCTACGTGCTCGGCCTGTGGCCGGCGTCGATGCACACGACGTCCGTGCTGCCGACGCTGCTCGGCCACGGCGGCTTCATGCCGCTCGGCATCGGGCCGGTGATGAGCGGGGCGGTTGCGGCGACCGGCTTCTACTTCGGCGCTGAGATCGTCACGATCGCGGCGGCCGAGGCCAAGGAACCGGCGAAAGCGGTTGCGAAGGCCACCAATTCGGTGATCACGCGCGTGCTGGTGTTCTACGTCGGCTCGGTGGCGCTCGTCGTCGCACTGGTGCCGTGGAATTCGCATCAGATGGCCACGCCGTACGTGAGCGCGCTCGAAGTGATGGGCCTGCCCGCTGCCGCCAACGTGATGAACGCGATCGTGCTGACGGCGGTGCTGTCCGCGCTCAACTCGGGCCTCTATGCGGCGTCGCGGATGCTGTTCGCGCTGACCCGCCACGGCGACGCGCCGGCCGCGCTCGCGAAGGTCAACAAGCGCGGCGTGCCGGTGCGCGCGATCCTGCTCGGCACGGTGTTCGGCTATGTGTCGGTCGTGATGTCGTACGTGTCGCCCGATACCGTGTTCGCGTTCCTCGTCAATTCGTACGGCACCGTCGCGCTGTTCGTGTATGTGCTGATCGCGTTCTCGCAACTGCGCCTGCGCAAGCGTCTCGATCCGGTGGCCGCCAGCAAGCTGCGCGTCAAGATGTGGGCGTATCCGTACCTCACCTGGGTCGCGATCATCGGCATGGTCGGCATCCTCGTCGCGATGGCATTCATCCCGGACCAGCGCAAGCCGCTGTGGCTCGGTGTCGCCAGCCTGGGTGTGCTGGTCGTCGCTTACGGGCTCACGCGCCGCAGCCGCCGCGAGCATCTCGACGACAGCGAACTGCTCGCCTATCCGCCGCGGTGA
- a CDS encoding AAA family ATPase encodes MDGVANKPDCMVSVRERFGFDSDLMVPAFSTRDDHVPDIDDAYRFNPDVTLAILAGFARNRRVLVQGMHGTGKSTHIEQVAARLNWPCVRVNLDGHISRLDLVGKDAIVVRDDVQVTEFQEGIVPWALQRPVALIFDEYDAGRPDVMFVIQRILERDGKFTLLDQNRVIHPHPSFRLFATANTVGLGNLNGLYHGTQMLNHAQMDRWNVVATLDYLPRDEEIGIVRARVPELADEAGRPLLESMVSLAELTRNGFATGDLSTLMSPRTVINWAENCQIFRDPALAFRLTFLNKCDDAERPVVAEYYQRCFGDELAVASRVGGVEPGAGR; translated from the coding sequence ATGGATGGGGTAGCGAACAAGCCGGACTGCATGGTGTCGGTCCGCGAACGGTTCGGGTTCGATTCGGACCTGATGGTGCCCGCGTTCAGCACGCGCGACGATCACGTGCCCGATATCGACGACGCCTACCGTTTCAACCCGGACGTCACGCTCGCGATCCTCGCCGGTTTCGCGCGCAACCGCCGTGTGCTCGTGCAGGGGATGCACGGCACCGGCAAGTCGACGCATATCGAGCAGGTCGCGGCCCGGCTGAACTGGCCGTGCGTGCGGGTGAATCTCGACGGCCACATCAGCCGGCTCGATCTCGTCGGCAAGGATGCGATCGTCGTGCGCGACGACGTGCAGGTGACCGAGTTCCAGGAAGGGATCGTGCCGTGGGCGCTGCAGCGGCCGGTCGCGCTGATCTTCGACGAATACGATGCGGGTCGGCCCGACGTGATGTTCGTGATCCAGCGGATTCTCGAACGCGACGGCAAGTTCACGCTGCTCGACCAGAACCGCGTGATCCATCCGCATCCGTCGTTCCGGCTGTTTGCGACCGCGAACACGGTCGGGCTCGGCAACCTGAACGGGCTCTACCACGGCACACAGATGCTCAACCACGCGCAGATGGACCGCTGGAACGTGGTCGCGACGCTCGACTACCTGCCGCGCGACGAGGAGATCGGCATCGTGCGCGCGCGCGTGCCGGAACTCGCGGATGAAGCCGGCCGCCCGCTGCTCGAATCGATGGTGAGCCTCGCGGAACTGACGCGCAACGGCTTCGCGACCGGCGACCTGTCGACGCTGATGTCGCCGCGCACGGTGATCAACTGGGCCGAGAACTGCCAGATCTTCCGCGATCCGGCGCTCGCGTTCCGGCTCACGTTCCTGAACAAGTGCGACGACGCCGAGCGGCCGGTCGTCGCCGAGTATTACCAGCGCTGTTTCGGCGACGAGCTGGCGGTCGCGTCGCGCGTCGGCGGCGTCGAGCCGGGAGCCGGGCGGTGA
- a CDS encoding IclR family transcriptional regulator, producing the protein MLPADTPTLRAFALLEHLVQAGDAVSLADLVREVDIPKASLHRMLASLEAGGLVIREPGRKNAYAIGPRLARLGTGVMLHAGARRLRHAILERLVADLGETCNLTALHDTEVVYLDRVEADWPLRLDLKPGSRVPAHCSASGKLLLALLPRDERAALVHALALPRYTPNTISDPELLEAELDRTAHKGVAIDNEEFVAGIVCIAAPIVGDDGACIAAVAVHAPVSRAPLSRLLDHVPRLQEAARALAETF; encoded by the coding sequence ATGCTGCCCGCGGATACGCCCACGCTGCGCGCCTTCGCGCTGCTCGAACATCTCGTCCAGGCCGGCGATGCCGTATCGCTCGCCGATCTCGTGCGCGAAGTCGATATCCCGAAGGCATCGCTGCACCGGATGCTCGCGTCGCTCGAAGCCGGCGGCCTCGTGATCCGCGAGCCGGGCCGCAAGAACGCATATGCGATCGGCCCGCGCCTCGCGCGTCTCGGCACCGGCGTGATGCTGCATGCGGGCGCGCGCCGGCTGCGCCACGCGATCCTCGAACGGCTCGTCGCCGATCTCGGCGAAACCTGCAACCTGACCGCACTGCACGACACGGAAGTCGTCTATCTCGACCGCGTCGAGGCCGACTGGCCGCTGCGGCTCGACCTGAAACCCGGCTCGCGCGTGCCCGCGCATTGCAGCGCCAGCGGCAAGCTGCTGCTCGCGCTGCTGCCGCGCGACGAACGCGCCGCGCTGGTGCACGCACTGGCGCTGCCGCGCTACACGCCGAACACGATCTCCGATCCCGAGCTGCTCGAAGCCGAACTCGACCGCACCGCGCACAAGGGCGTCGCGATCGACAACGAGGAATTCGTCGCGGGCATCGTGTGCATCGCGGCACCGATCGTCGGCGACGACGGCGCGTGCATCGCCGCGGTCGCCGTGCATGCGCCCGTGTCGCGCGCACCGCTGTCGCGGCTGCTCGACCACGTGCCGCGTTTGCAGGAAGCGGCGCGCGCGCTCGCGGAAACGTTCTAG
- a CDS encoding dimethyl sulfoxide reductase anchor subunit family protein: MRPAFSVVFLTTLCGAAQGLLLTLVIVEALARLAGVDVAAAFYVTGAALSVALGALGLLASFFHLGHPERAWRAIAMWRTSWLSRECIALPVFLACAFAYGAAHLFGWPGTLLIGAVGALASVALFVCTAMIYACLRFLQEWASPLTLVNFVLLGCASGCTLATACAAWLAPSLVGRLAVAACVLTLAGGVARLASLARNARLRPKSTVQSATGIRSDKVEQKSRGFTASAFNTREFFHGQGNGTLRAVKAGFLIGAFAVPFVLTGAGALALSPTSVAAAVALGAAFVIQYAGLVAERWFFFADARHPQNIYYQRAS; encoded by the coding sequence ATGCGTCCAGCCTTTTCGGTCGTTTTCCTCACCACGCTGTGCGGTGCCGCACAGGGCCTGCTGCTGACGCTCGTGATCGTCGAGGCGCTGGCGCGACTGGCCGGCGTCGACGTGGCCGCCGCGTTCTACGTGACGGGTGCCGCGCTGTCGGTCGCACTCGGCGCACTCGGCCTGCTGGCGTCGTTCTTCCATCTCGGCCACCCCGAACGCGCATGGCGCGCGATCGCGATGTGGCGCACGTCGTGGCTTTCGCGCGAATGCATCGCGCTGCCGGTGTTTCTCGCGTGCGCGTTCGCGTATGGCGCGGCGCACCTGTTCGGCTGGCCCGGCACGTTGCTGATCGGCGCAGTGGGTGCGCTCGCGAGCGTCGCGCTGTTCGTGTGCACCGCGATGATCTACGCGTGCCTGCGCTTCCTGCAGGAATGGGCGAGCCCGCTGACGCTCGTGAACTTCGTGCTGCTCGGCTGCGCGTCGGGCTGCACGCTGGCGACGGCGTGCGCCGCGTGGCTCGCGCCTTCGCTGGTCGGCCGGCTCGCGGTGGCCGCCTGCGTGCTGACGCTCGCGGGCGGCGTGGCACGGCTCGCGTCGCTCGCACGCAATGCACGGCTGCGGCCGAAGTCGACCGTGCAGAGCGCGACCGGGATCCGCAGCGACAAGGTCGAGCAGAAGTCGCGCGGCTTCACGGCCAGCGCGTTCAATACGCGGGAGTTCTTTCACGGGCAGGGCAACGGCACGCTGCGTGCGGTGAAGGCCGGTTTCCTGATCGGCGCATTCGCGGTGCCGTTCGTGCTGACCGGCGCGGGCGCGCTCGCGCTCTCGCCGACGTCGGTCGCGGCAGCCGTCGCACTTGGCGCGGCATTCGTGATCCAGTATGCGGGGCTGGTCGCGGAACGCTGGTTCTTCTTCGCGGATGCGCGGCATCCGCAGAACATCTACTACCAGCGCGCGTCATGA
- a CDS encoding molybdopterin oxidoreductase family protein, whose protein sequence is MEHRARERDEQAEIKTTTCYMCACRCGIRVHLRDGEVRYIDGNPEHPLNQGVICAKGSSGIMKQYSPARLTQPLMRKPGAERGDAQFEPVSWEVAFDVLEKRLAHLRATDPKRFALFTGRDQMQALTGLFAKQFGTPNYAAHGGFCSANMAAGMIYTIGGSFWEFGGPDLDNAKLFFMIGTAEDHHSNPLKIALGKFKRAGGRFIAINPVRTGYAAIADEWIPIRPGTDGALFMALMHELIARNAFDLEFVSRFTNAAELVDQRDGADTFGLFVRDAGAPEVNALYPQNRMWWDTKTNRAVLHHTEGAEPALDGRYTLDDGTPVAPSFTLLREQVAECTPEWAADITGIAADTIRRLAREMETVARDHAIELPVRWTDSWGKEHESVKGVPIAFHAMRGLAAHSNGFQTIRALAVLMSLLGTIDRPGGFRHKAPYPRAVPPSAKPPNDPAQIKPNTPLATGPLGWPAGPEDLFVHPDGTPARLDKAFSWEYPLAVHGLMHSVITNAWRGDPYPIDTLLIFMANMAWNSSMNTTEVRKMLVDKRDDGEYRIPFLVVCDAFASEMTAFADLILPDTTYLERHDVMSVLDRPISEFDGPVDSVRVPVVPPTGECKPFQEVLIELASRLKFPAFTTADGQRKYRDYPDFVINFQTAPNSGTGFLIGWRGKDGDKAVVGEPNPDQWKRYAENNCVYHHRLPEPLQYMRNCNGPYMQWAVDNGMRKFGVPIVIQLYSDVMQKFRLAAQGRTSGRQPPDHLRERIARYFDPLPFWHRSLESGLTDANRYPLAAITQRPMAMYHSWDSQNAWLRQIHGENHLFVNPVTAAAQQIEDGAWIYVESPWGKVRCRARYSEAVEPGTVWTWNAIGKAAGAWNLGPQAGESQRGFLLNHVITDELPDAARGGARMSNSDPVTGQAGWYDVQVRIYPAEADAATTLPQFAPMPALPGTPRVLQRVQAYFAGTGAFAARLRRATSAGPKSEDR, encoded by the coding sequence ATGGAACATCGGGCACGCGAGCGGGACGAGCAGGCCGAGATCAAGACGACGACGTGCTACATGTGCGCGTGCCGCTGCGGCATCCGCGTGCACCTGCGCGACGGCGAGGTGCGCTATATCGACGGCAATCCCGAGCATCCGCTGAACCAGGGCGTCATCTGCGCGAAAGGTTCGTCGGGAATCATGAAGCAGTATTCGCCCGCGCGGCTCACGCAGCCGCTGATGCGCAAGCCGGGCGCCGAGCGTGGCGACGCGCAGTTCGAGCCGGTGTCGTGGGAGGTCGCGTTCGACGTGCTCGAAAAGCGCCTCGCGCACCTGCGCGCCACCGATCCGAAGCGCTTCGCGCTGTTCACCGGCCGCGACCAGATGCAGGCGCTCACCGGCCTGTTCGCGAAACAGTTCGGTACGCCGAACTATGCGGCGCATGGCGGGTTCTGCTCGGCGAACATGGCGGCCGGGATGATCTACACGATCGGCGGCTCGTTCTGGGAATTCGGCGGCCCCGATCTCGACAACGCGAAGCTGTTCTTCATGATCGGCACCGCGGAAGACCACCATTCGAACCCGCTGAAGATCGCGCTCGGCAAGTTCAAGCGCGCGGGCGGCCGCTTCATCGCGATCAATCCGGTGCGCACCGGCTACGCGGCGATTGCCGACGAATGGATCCCGATTCGCCCCGGCACCGACGGCGCGCTGTTCATGGCGCTGATGCACGAGCTGATCGCGCGCAACGCGTTCGACCTCGAATTCGTGTCGCGCTTCACGAACGCGGCCGAGCTGGTCGACCAGCGCGACGGCGCCGACACGTTCGGGCTGTTCGTGCGCGACGCCGGCGCGCCGGAGGTCAATGCGCTGTATCCGCAAAACCGGATGTGGTGGGACACGAAGACGAACCGCGCGGTGCTGCATCACACGGAAGGCGCGGAGCCTGCGCTCGACGGCCGCTATACGCTCGACGACGGCACGCCCGTCGCGCCGTCGTTTACGCTGCTGCGCGAACAGGTGGCCGAATGCACGCCCGAATGGGCGGCCGACATCACCGGTATCGCGGCCGACACGATTCGCCGCCTGGCGCGCGAGATGGAGACGGTTGCGCGCGACCACGCGATCGAGCTGCCGGTGCGCTGGACCGATTCGTGGGGCAAGGAGCACGAATCGGTGAAGGGCGTGCCGATCGCGTTCCATGCGATGCGCGGGCTCGCCGCGCATTCGAACGGCTTCCAGACGATCCGCGCGCTCGCCGTGCTGATGTCGCTGCTCGGCACGATCGACCGGCCAGGGGGCTTTCGGCACAAGGCGCCGTATCCGCGCGCGGTGCCGCCGTCGGCGAAACCGCCGAACGACCCGGCCCAGATCAAGCCGAACACGCCGCTCGCCACCGGCCCGCTCGGCTGGCCCGCCGGCCCCGAGGACCTGTTCGTCCATCCGGACGGCACGCCCGCGCGGCTCGACAAGGCGTTCTCGTGGGAATACCCGCTTGCGGTGCACGGGCTCATGCATTCGGTGATCACCAATGCGTGGCGCGGCGATCCCTATCCGATCGACACGCTGCTGATCTTCATGGCCAACATGGCGTGGAATTCGTCGATGAACACGACGGAAGTGCGCAAGATGCTGGTCGACAAGCGCGACGACGGCGAATACCGGATCCCGTTCCTCGTCGTGTGCGATGCGTTCGCGTCGGAGATGACGGCGTTCGCCGACCTGATCCTGCCCGACACGACTTACCTCGAACGGCATGACGTGATGTCGGTGCTCGACCGGCCGATTTCCGAATTCGACGGGCCGGTCGACTCGGTGCGCGTGCCCGTGGTGCCGCCGACCGGCGAATGCAAGCCGTTCCAGGAAGTGCTGATCGAGCTCGCGAGCCGGCTGAAGTTTCCGGCCTTCACGACCGCGGACGGGCAGCGCAAGTACCGCGACTATCCGGATTTCGTCATCAACTTCCAGACCGCGCCGAATTCGGGCACCGGCTTCCTGATCGGCTGGCGCGGCAAGGACGGCGACAAGGCCGTCGTCGGCGAGCCGAACCCCGACCAGTGGAAGCGCTATGCGGAGAACAACTGCGTGTACCACCATCGGCTGCCGGAACCGCTGCAATACATGCGCAACTGCAACGGCCCGTACATGCAGTGGGCGGTCGACAACGGGATGCGCAAGTTCGGCGTGCCGATCGTGATCCAGCTCTACTCGGACGTGATGCAGAAATTCCGGCTCGCCGCGCAGGGCCGCACGTCGGGCCGCCAGCCGCCCGACCATCTGCGCGAGCGCATCGCGCGCTATTTCGATCCGCTGCCGTTCTGGCATCGCTCGCTCGAAAGCGGGCTGACCGATGCGAACCGCTATCCGCTCGCGGCGATCACGCAGCGGCCGATGGCGATGTATCACTCGTGGGATTCGCAGAACGCGTGGCTGCGGCAGATCCACGGCGAGAACCACCTGTTCGTGAACCCGGTGACGGCCGCCGCGCAGCAGATCGAAGACGGCGCGTGGATCTACGTCGAATCACCCTGGGGCAAGGTGCGTTGCCGCGCGCGCTACAGCGAAGCGGTCGAGCCCGGCACCGTGTGGACCTGGAACGCGATCGGCAAGGCGGCCGGCGCGTGGAATCTCGGGCCGCAAGCGGGCGAGTCGCAGCGCGGCTTCCTGTTGAACCACGTGATCACCGACGAACTGCCGGATGCGGCACGCGGCGGGGCGCGGATGTCGAACTCCGATCCGGTGACGGGGCAGGCCGGCTGGTACGACGTGCAGGTGCGGATCTATCCGGCCGAAGCCGATGCGGCGACGACCTTGCCGCAGTTCGCGCCGATGCCGGCGCTGCCGGGCACGCCGCGCGTGCTGCAGCGCGTGCAGGCGTATTTCGCGGGAACCGGCGCATTCGCCGCGCGGCTGCGGCGCGCGACGTCGGCCGGCCCGAAGTCTGAAGATCGCTGA
- a CDS encoding 4Fe-4S dicluster domain-containing protein, translating into MTQMALVIDLNVCVGCHACVTSCKEWNTSGEAGSLADMRPYDDDPSGTFFNRVQTYEAGVFPMTDTIHFPKSCLHCEDPPCVPVCPTGASYKRKSDGIVLVDYDKCIGCKYCAWACPYGARELDEGRKEMTKCTLCADRIDNQALPERDRKPACVLACPTSARLFGDVHDPESEVSRAIRERGGYQLMPEWDTRPSNHYLPRVKTESSCGCGSSGGCGSGSNGRDEDASFEARAARGDIDLVSLATQR; encoded by the coding sequence ATGACCCAGATGGCCCTCGTCATCGACCTGAACGTGTGCGTCGGCTGCCATGCCTGCGTGACGAGCTGCAAGGAATGGAACACGTCGGGCGAAGCCGGCAGTCTCGCGGACATGCGCCCGTACGACGACGACCCGTCCGGCACGTTCTTCAACCGTGTGCAGACCTACGAAGCGGGCGTGTTCCCGATGACCGACACGATCCACTTCCCGAAGTCGTGCCTGCACTGCGAGGATCCGCCGTGCGTGCCCGTCTGTCCGACCGGCGCGAGCTACAAGCGCAAGTCGGACGGGATCGTGCTGGTCGACTACGACAAGTGCATCGGCTGCAAGTACTGCGCGTGGGCGTGCCCGTACGGCGCTCGCGAGCTCGACGAAGGCCGCAAGGAGATGACGAAGTGCACGCTGTGCGCGGACCGCATCGACAACCAGGCGTTGCCCGAACGCGACCGGAAGCCGGCTTGCGTGCTCGCGTGCCCGACGTCGGCGCGGCTGTTCGGCGACGTGCACGATCCGGAGTCGGAGGTGTCGCGCGCGATCCGCGAACGCGGCGGCTATCAGCTGATGCCGGAATGGGACACGCGGCCGTCGAACCATTACCTGCCGCGCGTGAAGACCGAATCGTCGTGCGGGTGCGGGAGTAGCGGCGGGTGCGGCAGCGGGTCGAACGGCCGCGACGAGGACGCGTCGTTCGAGGCCCGCGCGGCGCGCGGCGACATCGATCTCGTGTCGCTCGCGACGCAGCGCTGA
- a CDS encoding NAD(P)/FAD-dependent oxidoreductase: MSTPSIERSASGFAGGRANDTRYDPTYDPLVSPGPGCGKQYAPTYWVATAGTPPPDDGPVTRDLDVDVAIIGGGYTGLATALCLARDHGIKAVVLEANRTSWGCSSRNGGQGQNASGRLSRSQWIERWGKDVALKMHEEILEGFDNFKSLVSEIDCDPQPGGHFLIAHRPRIMAKLAAEAKVWKDVFGYPSELLSADTFRREFINDHEAAGALHEPEGIGIHALKLAFGYLRLAREAGAKVHTSSPVLGFETIDGVHHLRTPGGVVRARAVGIATGAYTAQTLHPSLRSKVMPILSNSMVTRPLTDAEIDACNFRTTQVLTDTRTLRFYYRFLPDRRLQIGSRSAITGDDAPNPRHFDLLKEGMGRKFPALRGVEIDYSWWGWVDVSHDMMPRVCQPDPRQSVYYALGYGGNGVSYSQQAGRRLAEQIAGKGARQTLPIFTSPLPGHPFAPFRRIGQRMLYLSYFRNDEKP, from the coding sequence ATGTCGACCCCTTCCATCGAACGGTCCGCGAGCGGCTTTGCCGGCGGCCGGGCCAACGATACGCGTTACGACCCGACCTACGATCCGCTCGTGTCGCCGGGGCCCGGGTGCGGCAAGCAGTACGCGCCGACCTACTGGGTCGCGACGGCCGGCACCCCGCCGCCCGACGACGGCCCCGTCACGCGCGATCTCGATGTCGACGTCGCGATCATCGGCGGCGGCTACACGGGCCTCGCCACCGCGCTGTGCCTGGCTCGGGACCACGGCATCAAGGCCGTCGTGCTCGAAGCCAACCGCACGAGCTGGGGCTGCAGCAGCCGCAACGGCGGCCAGGGGCAGAACGCGTCGGGCCGGCTGTCGCGCTCGCAGTGGATCGAGCGCTGGGGCAAGGACGTCGCGCTGAAGATGCACGAAGAGATCCTCGAGGGCTTCGACAACTTCAAGTCGCTCGTGTCGGAAATCGACTGCGATCCGCAGCCGGGCGGCCATTTCCTGATCGCCCACCGTCCGCGCATCATGGCCAAGCTCGCGGCCGAAGCGAAGGTGTGGAAGGACGTGTTCGGCTATCCGTCCGAGCTGCTGAGCGCCGACACCTTCCGCCGCGAATTCATCAACGACCACGAGGCGGCCGGCGCGCTGCACGAGCCGGAAGGCATCGGCATCCATGCCCTGAAGCTCGCGTTCGGCTACCTGCGTCTCGCGCGCGAAGCCGGTGCGAAGGTGCATACGAGCAGCCCCGTGCTCGGCTTCGAGACGATCGACGGCGTGCACCACCTGCGCACGCCGGGCGGCGTCGTGCGGGCCCGCGCGGTCGGCATCGCGACCGGTGCATACACTGCGCAGACGCTGCATCCGTCGCTGCGCAGCAAGGTGATGCCGATCCTGTCGAACTCGATGGTCACGCGTCCGCTCACCGACGCGGAGATCGACGCGTGCAATTTCCGCACGACACAGGTGCTGACCGATACGCGCACGCTGCGCTTCTACTACCGTTTCCTGCCCGATCGCCGCTTGCAGATCGGCAGCCGCAGCGCGATCACCGGTGACGATGCGCCGAACCCGCGTCACTTCGACTTGCTGAAGGAAGGGATGGGGCGCAAGTTTCCCGCGCTGCGCGGCGTGGAGATCGATTATTCATGGTGGGGCTGGGTCGACGTCAGCCACGACATGATGCCGCGCGTGTGCCAGCCGGACCCGCGGCAGTCGGTGTACTACGCGCTCGGCTACGGCGGCAATGGCGTGTCGTATTCGCAGCAGGCCGGCCGCCGGCTGGCCGAGCAGATCGCGGGGAAGGGCGCACGCCAGACGCTGCCGATCTTCACGTCGCCGCTGCCAGGCCACCCGTTCGCGCCGTTCCGGCGTATCGGGCAACGGATGCTCTACCTGTCGTATTTCAGGAACGACGAAAAGCCCTGA